TGAAATCCGGTCCCGCGCGCGCGGCGGGGTCAGACGTCATCGACACCGGCAGCCTCCGTGGTGACCTGCTGGCGCTGTGCCGGCGACTGATCAGCACCTTGCGTTCGACCGACGGCCGGACCGCGTTGATACTGCTCCAATCGGGAATCGAGGATCCGGAACTCTGCGCGGAGATCGAGCGGTCCGTGGGTCCCACGGGAGCTCGTCTGCCGGTCGCGGTCCTGGACGCCGCGATCCGGCGCGGCGAGTTGTCGGCCGGCGTCGATCCCTTCCCCTTCGACGAGGTGGTCGGATCGGTGCTGCTGCTACGCCGCCTCAACGGGCTCGAGACCGGAGACGCCTACCTCGAGGCGCTGGTCGATTCGATCGTCATTCCCGCCCTGCGGGCCGCACCCGGCTCGACAGCCTTGCCCGCGGGCATCTTCTCCGGATGTCCGTCGCCGCAATCGACAACCGATCTGTGAAGGAGAACAGTGAACTCACCGGCCATCGATGGATTTCGCTACAGCACGCTGCCAGGGGAGGGCGGTGTCGAACTGAATGTCGCTGTCGGCGGTGGCGGGCCGGCCGTCGTTCTGCTGCACGGCTTTCCGCAGACCCACTACATGTGGCGCGATGTCGCTCGGGAGCTCGCCGACGGGCATACGGTCATCGCGATGGACCTGCGTGGATACGGTGCCAGCGGCAAGCCGCGGGAACAAGGGCCCGATACCTACTCCAAGCGGACCATGGCCGCCGACGTCGTGCGGGTGGCCGGTGCGCTCGGGCATGATCGGTTCGGGTTGGTGGGTCACGATCGCGGCGCCCTGGTGGGGGTCCGCGCGGCCCTCGATCACCCGGAGACGGTGCGGTATCTCGGCATCCTCGACGTGCTGCCCACGCTCGACACCTGGGAGGTACTGCACGGTGTCGACGCGAAGGTCGCATGGCATCTGTACCTGATGGCGCAGCCGGCCGGCCT
The genomic region above belongs to Nocardia spumae and contains:
- a CDS encoding TetR/AcrR family transcriptional regulator, yielding MTRRGGRPRDDAREREILDVVNSLLAERGYNDITFEEVARRAGASKATLYRRWKSKRDMVVAALKSGPARAAGSDVIDTGSLRGDLLALCRRLISTLRSTDGRTALILLQSGIEDPELCAEIERSVGPTGARLPVAVLDAAIRRGELSAGVDPFPFDEVVGSVLLLRRLNGLETGDAYLEALVDSIVIPALRAAPGSTALPAGIFSGCPSPQSTTDL
- a CDS encoding alpha/beta fold hydrolase; its protein translation is MNSPAIDGFRYSTLPGEGGVELNVAVGGGGPAVVLLHGFPQTHYMWRDVARELADGHTVIAMDLRGYGASGKPREQGPDTYSKRTMAADVVRVAGALGHDRFGLVGHDRGALVGVRAALDHPETVRYLGILDVLPTLDTWEVLHGVDAKVAWHLYLMAQPAGLPEKMIRAVAPEFFASFLDAWDPTGATFPSEVRQHYIDSSVRAVDSIVADYRATAGVDLEMDRADREAGATLGMPVGVISQDWGAQLGFDASALWRAWASDLTYEPIDAGHFMAEEKPAEITRFVRALAARRRD